ccccgaggaactggacgaggtcttcgaacactgattggtatattgttatataagtgtgtgttttctgtaaactgtaacattgcaataaaatcaaataaaaacaaaaaaaaaataataggggtggtaggagaggaaaagattaaagtattcagtgagaatccacaaggtcttctctgaacactatttattttcttcttcgaggatgtgggtccctttaattaaaccagtggtggtacccctctatatatatatatatatatatatatatatatatatatatatatatatatatatatatatatatatatatatatatatatatatatatatattatatatatatatatatatatatatgtgtcgtacctagtagccagaactcacttctcagcctactattcaaggcccgatttgcctaataagccaagttttcctgaattaatatatttactataatttttttcttatgaaatgataaagcaacccttttctctatgtatgaggtcaatttttttttattggagttaaaattaacatagatatatgaccgaacctaaccaaccctacctaacctaacctaacctatatttataggtaaggttaggttaggtagccaaaaaaagctaggttaggttaggttaggtaggttaggtagacgaaaaaacattaattcatgaaaacttggcttattaggcaaatcgggccttgaatagtaggctgagaagtgcgttctggctattaggtacgacatatatatatatatatatatatatatatatatatatatatatatatatatatatatatatatatatatatttatatatttatatatttatatatttatatatatatatttatatatatatatatatatatatatatatatatatttataaatatataaatatatatatatatatttatatatatatttatatatttatatatttataaatttatatatatatatatatatatatatatatatatatatatatatatatatatatatatatatatatatatatatatatatatatatatatatatatgcaacaatgatcacaaaaacactgatccaagtatgcagaataaccacgtgtgaaaaatagagaatgcttaacgcgttttcggctaattcgtcttcatcagagcaaagtagaatgaagatcacGTGCATGTcccccctggctaacacctacattgactacAGTGTTGCACATCCGGGTGGCATTGCCactcacagggaagcagccaatttTTGTAAATTcagagatcttgatcaccacttCAATTTTGTCTCCATTGTCTCAGAGGCACTCGGTGCCTGGAGTAAAATTCCTGCTAGTTTTTTTCAGGACCTGGGTTCTAAGAAAATTCAATCAACAAATGACTCTAAAGTCGCCAGcttcctctttcagcgccttagtgtggctatccagagaggaaatgctcactgcatccgtggttcctgcccaccatctgaggagctggaggagctctacaacttgtgacaagtagccgtgtaccctgcatgtaaccaatgttgtaaccacttttgtgtaatgaaattttaaataaaataaaacaataaaatacataatatataggtgGTGGTAGAAGAGTATATGTGAGTGAACGCGGGTGCGCACACTCATATATTCTTATACACGTAAGAAGTGTTCCTCATTCTCTTGTTCTCTTGGACTGGTCGAAACAACGACCGCCTTGCTTCTTACAGGTCGGCGCTCGATCCCCAAATGTTTCAAGGGGCTTGGCACAGTTTTTCACCCCCTTCATATCCTATTTTCTCTCCTGTCCTTAACTGCTATGCAGACATAATGGTTTAGCACTTTCTAGTGATCATTTCCTCACCTCCAGTTCCATAGGATGTTACTAATGGTTTTTTtttagcaaatccacaagggtcttgatgagggttcgaacctatgcgatgGATGTTCTCGGATttgtgaattttttgtttttttgtgaaTATCCTTTTGTGTGAGTCAGTCTGTAAAACTTATAGAAAACGCGAAAAGGTAACTTCTAACTCTTTATTAATTAAGACACTGAGCGATCTAGTTCATCGATGGAGATCATCACATAAACATTTTCAACGTAATTATGGCGTATTTTACAACGAACACGTTGAGGTGAAGAATTTATTAAAATATGTTTTAATTACACtcgcatttttttttaatttgcaccAAAATATACAAACTGTGTCATATACCATTTAgatacaaatattttttataaataagtgaagtaattttaattattttctttATTTAGAAACATTACTAAACATCAAGTTTTGTTACTTATAAATTTTAATAATGCAGAAGAAATATCCATCTTTCTGGATGTTTATTTGATCGTCACAGTTTGTTGAGATGTCCGCAAGTTTCCAAATTCCTTTTATGTTGACGTGTGCGGAGGAGGAGAGTTTTGGTATGGCGGCCCCGGACGCCCTTAAGCCCAGACACATTCAGGCTTCCTCCAGCCACTGTGTCCACGGCTGTGTCCACGGCTACGTCCACGGCTGTGTCCACGGCTACGTCCACGGCTGTGTCCACGGCTGTGTCGTCGCCACCAGGAGCCCTAAGGTCAGGAGCCTCAGTATTTTCCTGTAGTTACCCCAGGATGTTATCGTCGCCGCTGAAACCAAGTTCTTTATGGTACATTAttgttctctctcattctctcctctGTTTTCTTTAACTTTAGCCACAGTCTAAGACTGTCGCACTTGATCCCATGACAACCTTTGTCATGGGATCAACCCCCATGACTGTCATAGCGGGAGCGACACCAGTTATGGTTGTCATTAATCAATATTGTGGCTGCCATGATTATATAATGGTTGCCGGTAATGTTCTGATTTCCATGACTGTTGTGGCTATCATGATCTCTGGTTGCCATGTATATTCCGGTTGGCGTGACTTGTGGTTGACATGACTTGTGATTGGCATGACTTGTGGTTGACATGTCAGTTCCGGTTGTCATGACATTTCTGCTTTCCATGTCTATCACTCACATCTACCATGTCTCTCATATCTGCCATGAGTGTCTTTGCCACGACTGTCTTAAATGCCATGTCTGTCATATCTGCCATGACAGGTTATGTCTGCCATAAAACACAGTGCCTCTCCCCTAGCCGCTGTCACCCACCATCCTAGAAATTTACGTTTGCGCCTGATAAGAGAATCCTGTAGTAGGGAACTGTGTGGGCGTGAGCGTAGGATCTGAGGCGTCAGACATGGGCGTAGGGGCAGCGTAGTGGAGCGTAGCAGCGGGCGTGCCTGTGGGCGTGAGGGCGTGGGTGGTGTATTGTGGCGGCGGGAAGGCCGGGGAGGAATAGACGGATCCGCCAGCCATGGGATAGGTGGagatggaggaggtggtggccatGCCTCTCATGTGATAGTGATGATACTCGCTTACATCTAGGAAGGGCGTGGCGTAGGGCGTGGCGTAGGGCGTGGGCGGGGTGTTGAAGGGGTGGGCGTGGTGCGGGGGTGGCACTGGCTTGCCGTCCCGGACCAGGACCGGCACTGGCACTCTGCGGGGGGAGGCGAGGGGTGCCATCTCCACCCCCCTGTCTGCACGCTGCTTCTTGGTCTTGTACCTGTGGTTCTGGAACCAGATCTTCACCTGTGGGTCGACAAGCGATATTAGCGCTAGTTGGGTAATTAACCCCACCAATTACCCTGAATTTCGCTCCTAACTACATCATTCACCTATTTCATATATGTCTTAATAGTTAATGCTTTAAATTATTTAATGAAATTGTTTATTGAAATTTTTAGTTTTATTAATGTGGAATTGTGCCAGACTAAATGtatttataattaattaatttGGTGTCAACTGATcacaaaatataaattaaaattatattagaagattattatttatatttcaaTCAAAGATTTATACACGTAATGTGTGTATAACTAGGGGGCGCTCTCCCCCCCCCGTGTCCCACCTGTGTGGGCGTGCCCCCCCCCGTGCCCCACCTGTGTgggcgtgcccccccccccgtgccccACCTGTGTGGgcgtgctcccccccccccgtgtcccacctgtgtgggcgtgccccctccccccgtgtcccacctgtgtgggcgtgcccccccccccgtgtcccaCCTGTGTGGGCGTGCCCCTCCCCCGTGTCCCACCTGTGTgggcgtgcccccccccccccgtgccccACCTGTGTgggcgtgcccccccccccgtgccccACCTGTGTGGGCGTGCTCCCCCCCCGTGTCTCACCTGTGTGGGCGTGAGGTTaatgagggaggccaggtgctCCCGCTCCGGCGCCGACAGGTAGCGCTGCTGGCGGAACCGTCGCTCCAGCTCGTACGTCTGGCCCTTAGTGAACAAGATCCTCCTCTTACGCTTCTTCCCGGAtgtctctcctccttcctcttcctcctcctcctcgtcttcctcttcctcccccgCCTCTCCTCTtctgccccctcctcctcctccccctcgccCCTCGTCCTCCGTGCTGGCTGTCCCCAGGAGGTCAATACCCAGGGTCACAAGACCTCATGACAAGGTAATTATCGTGGACAAGATGTACCATGTACTGGTAATGGTGATAGTACATATATGGTGATAGTACGTATAAGGTGATAGTACGTATAAGGTGATAGTACATATAAGGTGATAGTACGTATAAGGTGATAGTACATATAAGGTGATAGTACGTATAAGGTGATAGTACGTATAAGGTGATAGTACGTATAAGGTGATAGTACGTATAAGGTGATAGTACGTATAAGGTGATAGTACGTATAAGGTGATAGTACATATATGGTGATAGTACATATATGGTGATAGTACATATATGGTGATAGTACATATATGGTGATAGTACGTATAAGGTGATAGTACGTATAAGGTGATAGTACGTATAAGGTAATAGTACGTATAAGGTGATAGTACATATAAGGTGATAGTACGTATAAGGTGATAGTACGTATAAGGTGATAGTACATATAAGGTGATAGTACATATAAGGTGATAGTACGTATAAGGTGATAGTACGTATAAGGTGATAGTACATATATGGTGATAGTACGTATAAGGTGATAGTACATATAAGGTGATAGTACGTATAAGGTGATAGTACGTATAAGGTGATAGTACATATATGGTGATAGTACGTATAAGGTGATAGTACATATAAGGTGATAGTACGTATAAGGTGATAGTACATATATGGTGATAGTACATATAAGGTGATAGTACGTATAAGGTGATAGTACATATATGGTGATAGTACGTATAAGGTGATAGTACATATATGGTGATAGTACGTATAAGGTGATAGTACATATATGGTGATAGTACATATAAGGTGATAGTACGTATAAGGTCATAGTACGTATAAGGTCATAGTACGTATCATATGAATGTACACATGTTCagaaagtacagtgtgtgtgcatTCGGGGTCACTTGTGTGGAGACTATGGAGGAGCTTCAGATAATCTCCACGAGGTCATTAgaggtcacgtgtgtgtgtgtggtgtgtgtgtgtgtgtgtgtgtgtgtgtggtgtgtgtgtgtgtgtgtgtggtgtgtgtgtgtgtgtgtgtgtgtgtgtgtgtgtggtgtgtgtgtgtgtgtgtgtgtgtgtgtgtgtgtgtgtgtgtgtgggtgggtgtgtgtatgtgtgtgtgtgtgtgtgtgtgtgggtgggtgtgtgtatgtgtgtgtgtgtgtgtgtgtgggtgggtgggtgtgtgtgtgtgtgtgtatgtgtgtgtgtgtgtgtgtgtgtgtgtgtgtgtgtgtggtgtgtgtgtgtgggtgggtgggtgtgtgtgtgtgtgtgtgtgtgtgtgtgtgggtgtgtgtgtgtgtgtatgtgtgtgtgtgtgtgtgtgtgtgtgtgtgtgtgtgtgtgtgtgtggtgtgtgtgtgtgtgtgtgtgtgtgtgtgtgtgtgtgtgtgtgtgtgtgtatgtgtgtgtgtgtgtgtgtatgtgtgtgtgtgtgtgtgtgtgtgtgtgtgtgtgtgtatgtgtgtgtgtgtgtgtatgtgtgtgtgtgtgtgtgtgtgtgtgtgtgtgtgtgtgtgtgtgggtgtgtgtgtgtgtgtgtgtgtgtgtgtgtgtgtgtgtgtgtgtgtgtgtgtgtgtgtgtgtgttgggcgcCAGGCTTCAGAGAcacaatatataaataaagaaaTACAATATATAAACTTCAGAAATAAACCAAAATTAAAAATTCATTGtctctgtcttcctgtctgtctgtctgcctggttTTTTTTTCTAGAGAgaccctccaacactcaccatcaagCCTAGGCTGGGTGGAGTCAGGTTGAGAGGCCGGCTCCTCTGGCGCCTTCAACACTGGTGGCGGATgttgttggggatggtggtggtgctgctgttggtggtggtgagggtggtggtggtggtggtgggggctgatgGACAGGTGGTGGTGAatgccagcccccaccacatgATGCggcgtgagtgtggtggttgctgccgtgttggtggtggtggtggtggtggtggtagtggtggtggtggcggcggtggtggtggtagtggtggtggaacacGGGTCGTGCAGGTGTTGGCTTCCAAGGCTTCGACTTTTACCCACTGAAAGTACGGATAAAGGTACATAAAGTACGTAAGCTGGTTTCGGGGTCTTACTTACCACTTACTCATTGGGACGTACTCTCACCCATGAATGACAGTTAATTATACATCTCGCACCTATatagtcactcactcactcagtcaTTCAATCATTTACGTACTCTAGCACTCTTTTAATGACCCAATCACTCATGCACTCACTAAATCACGCAATTGTAACAGTAGAACTGTAATACACAAGACCATAGATCTAACATGAAATGTTGTTCAATAGAAGGGAGGATACGCcttttataaaaaaatatagaGTGAGTAGTTGACCTGAGCAGCTAGggtcatccctcccccccccccccccccccccttcccaaagGACTAGAACTCATTACGTAGATAACAGCAGCGCCACAGGCATCCTGTGTCGAGTTATCAAACTAGGAGAATAATTCAGGTTTTAAAGAATTAGTAGGAATAATCAATCGTGGTTGAGTACTTATGATATAGTTAACGTCAATTGGGGAATAAAGAATAAGTCTCGTATATTATGAAAGAAGCATTTGACTTCAGTAAGAATATGAATATATGTAAGAATTATGTCGTTACTGGAAAATTTGTacctactagtttgcttgttaatTCCTGTAAATTAGTGATATGCAAGTGCTATTGAATATTGTGATTAACGTGGCTCACGTGTCTACATATTTCCCAATGGTTTTGGGATAATAAGTCACCTTAAAGTAGCGAGTACAGGAGTTTAGTTAGTAATCTTCTTCAAAGATTAATTTGGCAACTAGCCTAGGTCAGTGTTTCAGCTTGAGAGAGCAGACTAAGGTCAGTGTGGGTTGAGACATCCTGGCAGGTCAACATTCTCCTCTCTAGAGGCATGGCTGAACAACTGGCCTAGCTGTGGTATTTAAGGTAATTGTTCTTTCTGATTGAAATAAAATTGTAGGCTCCAAATTATTTTTGTAGTCATTTGCCTCAGGAAACTATTCAGTTAGGATGTGTTCAGATTGGgtgtattaatttttattttctttGATAATCTTTGATTTAATAAATTTTGTTTAGAATTTGATGGTGTTTAGTGAAATTTCTTCCCATTTATTTTACATTGGTGTTGGGCGGAAGCCTCGTGCCTGAGACTAGGCTCCCTCTGCAAGCCAGCGAGCATTCATTTAATATCTCATATAATCCCTTAGTATTGGGCGCAAGGCTCGTGCCTGAGACTAGGCTTCCTCTGCAAGCCAGCGAGCATTCATTTAATATCTCATATAATCCCTTTGTATTTTgagttaattccacacttaacgtaaatctTATCCCTGCTTTTCGGATAACTGGAGATACATTTTGCGGGGTTTATGTCTAATTGACGGTATCCTGATTCACCGTCAATTCGGGGagataatactactactactataggcAATAATGCTATTACTACCCAGTGGGTAGTaatagcaggtggtggcggcgtctCAGAGGTTTACAGTGTAACAGAGTGATTGAGTGCGTGAAAAATTGAGTGTGTGAATGCATGCGTGCGTGATTGAGTGTGCGAGAACGTCAATGACCGACATATTCATATTCTTAGTGCGTGATATGTCATATTCAATGACATATTCATATTCATATGAATATGATTTACATAAGGGTACGGTGTCCTCGGGTCGTGATATCTAAACGATCGAACGTTTTAGATCTGGAGGAGTGGTACTGAAGGTTAGACAACAGTCCTCTGGTCTGTAGATTTACTTAATAACAACCAGCATTTAACCAGTGAGGTTAAAGGCAGGCCCCTGTTATACAATCATGTACTCATGCAATCATTTACGTACTCATGTACACAATCACTCATGCACTTAATCACACGCACTCAGTCATTGTCGTACTCACACACTCAATCACGCACGCATGcattcacccactcactcacacaTTCAATCACGCACTCATTCAGTCACTCATACTTTCACTCAGTCACTCGGAGCCTCAGGAAGGTAAACCACTGCCACTCACGAAGCTCTCACCTGGCAGGGGAGAGTGCGGTAGGAGGGAGGCGCTGAAGAGAGGAGAATATAGATTACTGCTGCTTGTTGCTGAGCTGAAGTCGGTCCCCCTTGGGTGGGGGGTCGGGGGGTCGGTGCtccgggggtggggggttggggggtcggTGCTCCGGGGGTGTAGAGTGTGGGGGTTGGAATCCCCGAGAGGGGGGCACAGGGTAGCGGGGAATCCGACCCCCACATTGCTGCCGCTGCTGAAGTCAGTCGATTCTGTAAGTGAACTCTgcgtcagtatgtgtgtgtgtgtgtgtgtgtactcacctagttgtgtttgcgggggttgagctctggctctttggtcccgcctctctaccgtcaatcaactggtgtacagattcctgagcctactgggctctatcatatctacacttgaaactgtgtatggagtcagcctccaccacattacttcctaatgcattccatttgtcaaccactctgacactaaaaaagttctttctaatatctctgtggctcatttgggcactcattgtggattgtgtgtgtgtgtgtgtgtgtgtgtgtgtgttagagaggaaatatatgtagtaggtacaatagaggaaaaatagattggttagaaaggcggggtccaagagctaataactcaaatctgcagacacaaatagtaaacacacccactaaacaatacaatacaatctcTTACAGCCACTGCAAAGATAATCataataaaataatttcacaacaaTTACCTAGCTAACAACCTAGCCACGTTACCAACTGTACCCAGAACAATTACTTTGGCAAACTAGCAAACTGTCGGTGTTTATAGGATGCTCAAACGAAAATTATTGGCTAACAGGTGGTGGACACGCAACGAAGAGCGAGAATCCAAGTGGGATTGGTCAAGACGTTCTCAGAGTCAGAACCAGTGCGATGATTGGTCGAGATAACTGGCTTCGAATTGACTCCTGGATGATCATTGGTCGATAGATCTTACTGTTGGTCATCGCTTACTAGCTCATTGGTCGACATATCATGTTCTAGGCATCACTTAGACGTTcattggtagagagagagagagagagagagagagagagagagagagagagagagagagagagagagagagagagagagagagagagaacgttctTACACCATAATGTTAGCTCATTCGTCGAGAAAGCTTGCTTCACGCCAGCTCCTTAATGTTCATTGGTCTAACTTGAGAAGTAGCCTCGGGATTTCTCAATTAATTAGGTGACTAAGTAAACCTTGTGATTATGATTGGCTGACGTGGGAAAGCTCTTGAATATGATTGGCTGACGTGGGAAAGCTCTTGAATATGATTGGCTGACGTGGGAAAGCTCTTGAATATGATTGGCTGACATGGGAAAGCTCTTGAATATGATTAACTGATGGAGGCATTTTCTCAAAGAACCATATATAATACTGGCAGCTGTATTTCAGTATGAAGCAACACTACAAAACATTATATATTTAACATactaatttgtattattattagtgatggtaatgATAGTCTCAGGGGAATTAGTTGACTAGTAAAAGCAGAGAAGTTATAGTGGTATTTATAGCAATAGAAATAGTAAAATCCAAGTAGGTTTATTGAGAAAAAACACATCGGAAAAAGGATGGAATAGCCTATAGTCTATTTCAACCTCGCTATAGAAGTATTATAGGTTAGTATAGCGGTGTGTGATGGGGGGAGGCGGGTGGAGCATAGATCAACACGCTCCCCGCCTCCCTTCACCGCTAAGCCTTCTCGCTTAATAAATGAACAGAGGCGTTATAAAGCTATTAGCGCCCGCCCCCTACCAGAGTAACTGGGTGTAAGTGCCCTAATTTAAGCCCTCACTGAATATATGACGCGCGAGATGGCAGGGGTGAGGGCCGACCCTCTTAACCCAACACTTGTTTCTGTTTTGTTTCGGACGGAAGCAGGCTTGGTTGGTTTTGTTTCGAACGGCGTTAGGCTTTGATTGTTGTGTTTCACATGCTAGGAACTTCGGATTGTTTTGTTTTTGGATGATAGTTGTGTCTATAATTGTTTTGTTTCAAAAGGGTAGTAGCCTCGGATTGCTTTCTTTGTGGAGGGGACGTCAATTATTTGTCCTTCTGTAGGCTACCAGAATCCGGATATCTTACACATCGTTCTCGGAGATTAAACCGTTATATCATATATAACCCGTCGCTGATATCTATGCAAATGCCTCGCGCCATTACAAGACCGACGATGAGAAAGATCCAGGGATACTCCCAGCAGCAgccaacgagaaaaaaaaatggaTTCAATTAGGCGACATCCGCACCCCGAGGCGTTGTGGGATCCACGAACGGTTAAACCAGAATCAAATTGTTTTAACGGGCAGCGATAGGGTCGCTCATATCTCGGGGGCCATATTTTTCCTCTGGGTTATTACTGTGGGTGTCGCTTTCGCCACCAGCAAGGGGAGATGGTGCTAGATACCATTACAGGCCCTAGCGAGATTTGCTAGATGCTACACTGCGAGATAGCGTATTTTGCTACATTACTACACCAGGAGCTAGCGTATTTTGCTACATTACTACACCGGGAGCTAGCGTACTTTGCCAGCTGGTACACAGAAAGAAGCAGATTATGCTAGATGCTACACCGAGAGCTAGCGTATTTTGCTAGATGCTAAACAAGAAGATAGCTTATTTTTCTAGATGATACACCGGGACCTAGAATATTAAGTAAATTGAACACCGAAATTAGCAGATAATGTTAAATGGTACTCTGAAATTAGCAGATCATGCTAAATGCTACACCTGGACCTAGCAAGTTCATCCGAATAAAATATTATGGCACAGCAAATGATGTGTAACAGAGAAGTGTAACGTATCATGCTAGATTCATGAAGATAATACGCTAAGACTCGGATCAGATTAGTTAGGTAATATACATTTATGTTACCTAATATAAATGGTATATTATTAATATACCATTTATTGATGGTAATATGATAGTTTATAATAGATAATAGTTTTTATCCATTGAGTTGAAACATATGATAGTTTAGATTAAAAGCAACGGAATAGGTTGCTATGTAGCGGTTTGCGTTGGTCTAATATTGTGTGATGTTATGGCATGTGTTATAAACAAGACGTGAACACAATTGTAAATAATAAAATAtgcaaataataaatagtaaaataataaaattggcaaataataaaatagtaaaaataagaaaatatgcaaataactATGTAGATAATAAATTACACCACATAACCAAAATTAAATTGTTTATTTGTATACTTTAAGCAAGTAAAGCATAATCAACCCCAATGTTTAGTTGTTTGTCGTCGGTACTTGTGATTACTGGTGCCTCTGGTGGGAAAGCTCTTGAATATGATTGGCTGACGTGGGAAAGCTCTTGAATATGATTGGCTGACGTGGGAAAGCTCTTGAATATGATTGGCTGACGTGGGAAAGCTCTTGAATATGATTGGCTGACGTGGGAAAGCTCTTGAATATGATTGGCTGACGTGGGAAAGCTCTTGAATATGATTGGCTGACGTGGGAAAGCTCTTGAATATGATTGGCTGACGTGGGAAAGCTCTTGAATATGATTGGCTGACATGGGAAAGCTCTTGAATATGATTAACTGATGGAGGCATTTTCTCAAAGAACCATATATAATACTGGCAGCTGTATTTCAGTATGAAGCAACACTACAAAACATTATATATTTAACATactaatttgtattattattagtgatggtaatgATAGTCTAATATTGATAGATAATATTGAAGATAATACGCTAAGACTCGGAGGACGAGTCTAAGACGAGACTAAGAGACTAGACTAAGACTAGAGGACGAGTGAGTGTGTGTACGTGATGTTGAActtgatttagctactcagaacgaaatgagcatgtagcacaggctatagtgagcccgtaattgagttcggttattagtgataaccttgttactgtgatatttgggtcaaggtTTTAAGTGGAGATGGGATGttctccttttctcccgtttcttttcagcttctgttttagcgcactggttttagtcttatattaataacattatcttggtggcggatatagatgcacagtgttcactagtgtgtcccattcttcaactgcttttctaaccattgtagtcgctgtggattttgcatcAAATGCAGCTGCTCTCATtggatgaatgttgagtttgacgagcagggcttcagttgcttcacagtCCAGTAAGTAATGCAGTAGTGGCGCCTCTGCATTTGTTCCAGAGATATGCCACTTTTTAACTTTCTTATTAGCTTCCAGCAGCACCTGCAACcaggtctgagtctgtgtatggctactgcaatgtctctggatagtgAGTGTATTGATTcagtgatgaagattaagccacccaagaggtggtacgggcatgaatagcccgtaaatggtagatttattttaagaatgaatgtatactgtgtgctgaggttgcatttaaatcgccaggctgctatcgcgggggaggataatgcttgacagtatttatgagggtctccagctgctggacaccttttttgaccagaagagtggcagtgttgatggcatcaggctggttac
This is a stretch of genomic DNA from Procambarus clarkii isolate CNS0578487 chromosome 45, FALCON_Pclarkii_2.0, whole genome shotgun sequence. It encodes these proteins:
- the LOC123748690 gene encoding uncharacterized protein, which encodes MYYPTEPRYPSDAVPYSDEATDAWSHPAPSSLHDQFRFGGERGRASLREGLSTTSGFQDPSHEYGESTGGRYTSSLWGHTTQESTDFSSGSNVGVGFPATLCPPLGDSNPHTLHPRSTDPPTPHPRSTDPPTPHPRGTDFSSATSSSNLYSPLFSASLLPHSPLPVGKSRSLGSQHLHDPCSTTTTTTTAATTTTTTTTTTTTNTAATTTLTPHHVVGAGIHHHLSISPHHHHHHPHHHQQQHHHHPQQHPPPVLKAPEEPASQPDSTQPRLDASTEDEGRGGGGGGGRRGEAGEEEEDEEEEEEEGGETSGKKRKRRILFTKGQTYELERRFRQQRYLSAPEREHLASLINLTPTQVKIWFQNHRYKTKKQRADRGVEMAPLASPRRVPVPVLVRDGKPVPPPHHAHPFNTPPTPYATPYATPFLDVSEYHHYHMRGMATTSSISTYPMAGGSVYSSPAFPPPQYTTHALTPTGTPAATLHYAAPTPMSDASDPTLTPTQFPTTGFSYQAQT